The following proteins are encoded in a genomic region of Populus nigra chromosome 16, ddPopNigr1.1, whole genome shotgun sequence:
- the LOC133675059 gene encoding protein MIZU-KUSSEI 1-like: MARTSQDSSSKWHFHWTKKVENEDDEVPIFKSSNTIEEEKKENVKSHVGMSTPKKKLPAVAVARLRSVLAALGKNRSSLPLGLGSRVVGTLFGYRRGHVHFAFQKDPNSPPAFLIELATPISGLVREMASGLVRIALECDKEKEEEKKAVRLQEEPMWRTYCNGKKCGFATRKECGPKEWKLMKAVEPISMGAGVLPGCATEAGADGELMYMRAKFERIVGSRDSEAFYMMNPDSNGAPELSIYLLRV, encoded by the coding sequence ATGGCTAGAACATCTCAAGACTCTTCCTCCAAGTGGCACTTCCACTGGACCAAAAAGGTTGAAAACGAAGATGATGAAGTTCCAATCTTTAAGTCCTCAAACaccattgaagaagaaaaaaaggaaaatgttaAGAGCCATGTTGGAATGTCAACCCCAAAGAAAAAACTACCAGCAGTAGCAGTTGCTAGGCTCCGATCGGTTCTTGCAGCCCTTGGTAAGAACCGATCAAGCCTCCCACTGGGGCTTGGATCCCGAGTTGTAGGTACCCTTTTTGGATATCGCCGTGGTCATGTccattttgcatttcaaaaggaTCCCAATTCACCTCCGGCTTTCCTTATTGAACTTGCTACACCAATAAGTGGATTGGTTAGAGAGATGGCATCTGGGTTAGTCAGAATTGCCTTGGAATGTgacaaagagaaagaagaggaaaagaaagctGTGAGATTGCAGGAAGAACCAATGTGGAGGACTTATTGCAATGGTAAGAAATGTGGTTTTGCTACTAGGAAGGAATGTGGGCCTAAAGAATGGAAGTTAATGAAAGCTGTAGAGCCAATTTCAATGGGTGCAGGGGTTTTGCCAGGGTGTGCAACTGAGGCTGGAGCTGATGGTGAACTCATGTATATGAGAGCTAAATTTGAGAGAATTGTGGGCTCTAGAGATTCTGAGGCTTTCTACATGATGAATCCTGATAGCAATGGAGCTCCTGAGCTCAGTATCTATCTACTTAGAGTCTAA